The following are encoded together in the Kiritimatiellia bacterium genome:
- a CDS encoding helix-turn-helix domain-containing protein — MQKEINIAFNKPLKLALTRTEMAEALGIAPVTIDRLTKRGLIHPSRATRRPLYPVWEIERFLRETSKGIDL, encoded by the coding sequence ATGCAAAAAGAAATAAATATCGCTTTTAATAAACCGCTGAAGCTGGCGTTAACCCGCACTGAAATGGCGGAAGCCTTGGGGATTGCTCCCGTTACGATAGATCGCCTTACCAAGCGCGGTTTAATCCATCCCTCAAGGGCAACGCGTCGGCCTCTCTATCCTGTATGGGAAATTGAACGCTTCTTGCGCGAAACTTCAAAGGGAATTGACCTGTGA